A region from the Mobula hypostoma unplaced genomic scaffold, sMobHyp1.1 scaffold_103, whole genome shotgun sequence genome encodes:
- the LOC134341816 gene encoding zinc finger protein 850-like yields the protein MSHQRVHTGEQPFTCSDCGKGFTRSSKLKVHQRVHTGERPFICSECGKGFTQSYHLLTHQRVHTGERPFTCSDCGKGFTCSSKLKVHQRVHTGERPFICSDCGKGFTWSTDLLTHQSVHSGERPFTCSVCGKGFTCSSQLKVHQRVHTGERPFTCSDCGKGFTCSFKLKVHQRVHTGERPFSCSDCGKGFTCSSKLKVHQRVHTGERPFTCSVCGKGFTCSSQLKVHQRVHTGERPFTCSECGRGFTVSSELLIHKSVHTEERPFTCSVCRKGFTCSSQLKVHQRVHTGERPFTCSDCGKGFTTSSQLKVHQRVHTGERPFTCSDCGNGFTQSSHLKVHQRVHTGERPFTCSDCGKGFTRSSKLKLHQRLHTGERPFTCSVCGKGFTTSSELKVHQRVHTGERPFTCSECGRGFTRSSQLLVHKSVHTGERPFTCSECGRGFTVSSELLIHKSVHTEERPFTCSVCGKGFTCSSQLKVHQRVHTGERPFTCSDCGKGFTTSSQLKVHQRVHTGERPFTCSDCGKGFTCSSKLQVHQRVHTGERPFTCSVCGKGFTQSSQLKVHQRVHTGERPFTCSDCGKGFPRSSSLLVHMSVHTGEKPFTCSDCGKGFTQSSSLLVHMSVHTGEWPFTCSDCGKGFTQSSQLKVHQRVHTGERPFTCSDCGKGFLRSSSLLVHMSVHTGEKPFTCSDCGKGFTQSSSLLVHMSVHTGEWPFTCSDCGKGFSRSSQLKVHQRVHTGERPFTCSDCGKGFTQSSQLKVHQRVHTGERPFTCSDCGKGFTRSSQLKEHQRVHTGERPFTCSDCGKGFTQSSHLMVHQRVHTGERPFTCSVCGEGFTQSSELKVHQRVHTGEMPFTCSDCGKGFTCSFHLQRHQRVHTGERPFNCSECGKGFTQSSHLKLHQRVHTGERPFTCSDCGKGFTTSSQLKVHQRVHTGERPFTCSDCGKGFTWSSQLQRHQQVHNG from the coding sequence atgtctcaccagcgagttcacaccggggagcagccgttcacctgctcggactgcgggaagggattcactcgctcATCTAaattgaaggtacatcagcgagttcacactggagagaggccattcatctgctcggaatgtgggaaaggattcactcaatcATACCATCTGctgacacaccagcgagttcacactggggagagaccgttcacctgctcagactgcgggaagggattcacttgctcatctaaactgaaggtacatcagcgagttcacactggggagaggccattcatctgctcagactgtgggaagggattcacttggtcaacCGATCTgctgacacaccagtcagttcactctggggagagaccattcacctgctcagtctgtgggaagggattcacttgctcatctcaactgaaggtgcatcagcgagttcacactggggagaggccattcacctgctcagattgtgggaagggattcacttgctcatttaaactgaaggtacatcagcgagttcacactggggagaggccattcagctgctcagattgtgggaagggattcacttgctcatctaaactgaaggtacatcagcgagttcacactggggagaggccgttcacctgctcagtctgtgggaagggattcacatgctcatctcaactgaaggtgcatcagagagttcacactggggagaggccgttcacctgctcagaatgtggaagGGGATTCACTGTGTCATCCGAACTGCTAATAcacaagtcagttcacactgaggagaggccgttcacctgctcagtctgtaggaaaggattcacttgctcatctcaactgaaggtgcatcagcgagttcacactggagagaggccgttcacctgctcagactgtgggaagggattcactacaTCATCCCAACTgaaagtacatcagcgagttcacactggggagaggccgttcacctgctcagactgtgggaacggattcactcagtcatctcatctgaaggtgcatcagagagttcacactggggagaggccattcacctgctcagactgtgggaagggattcactcggtcatctaaaCTGAAGTTACATCAAcgacttcacactggggagaggccgttcacctgctcggtctgtgggaagggattcactacaTCATCTGAACTCaaagtacatcagcgagttcacactggggagaggccgttcacctgctcagaatgtggaaggggattcactcggtcatcccaacTGCTGGTAcacaagtcagttcacactggggagaggccgttcacctgctcagaatgtggaagGGGATTCACTGTGTCATCCGAACTGCTAATAcacaagtcagttcacactgaggagaggccgttcacctgctcagtctgtgggaaaggattcacttgctcatctcaactgaaggtgcatcagcgagttcacactggagagaggccgttcacctgctcagactgtgggaagggattcactacaTCATCCCAACTgaaagtacatcagcgagttcacactggggagaggccattcacctgttcagattgtgggaagggattcacttgctcatctaaactgcaggtacatcagcgagttcacactggagagaggccgttcacttgctcagtctgtgggaagggattcactcagtcatctcaactgaaggtacatcagagagttcacactggggagaggccgttcacctgctcagactgcgggaagggattcccTCGGTCATCCAGCCTACTGGTACAcatgtcagttcacactggggagaagccgttcacctgttcagactgtgggaagggattcactcagtcatccagcctACTGGTACAcatgtcagttcacactggggagtggccattcacctgttcagactgcgggaagggattcactcagtcatctcaactgaaagtacatcagcgagttcacactggggagaggccattcacctgttcagactgcgggaagggattcctTCGGTCATCCAGCCTACTGGTACAcatgtcagttcacactggggagaagccgttcacctgttcagactgtgggaaaggattcactcagtcatccagcctACTGGTACAcatgtcagttcacactggggagtggccattcacctgttcagactgcgggaagggattcagtcggtcatctcaactgaaagtacatcagcgagttcacactggggagaggccattcacctgttcagactgtgggaagggattcactcagtcatctcaactgaaagtacatcagcgagttcacactggggagaggccattcacctgttcagactgtgggaagggattcactcggtcatctcaactgaaagaacatcagcgagttcacaccggggagaggccattcacctgctcagactgtgggaagggattcacacagTCATCTCATCTGAtggtacatcagagagttcacactggggagaggccgttcacctgctctgtgtgtggggagggattcactcagtcatctgaactgaaggtacatcagcgagttcacactggggagatgccgttcacctgctcagactgtgggaagggattcacttgctcattccacctacagagacatcagcgtgttcacactggggagaggccattcaactgctcagagtgtgggaaaggattcacacaGTCATCTCATCTGAAGTTACATCAgcgtgttcacactggggagaggccgttcacctgctcagactgtgggaagggattcactacaTCATCCCAACTgaaagtacatcagcgagttcacactggggagaggccattcacctgctcagactgtgggaagggattcacttggtcatctcaactgcagagacaccagcaagttcacaatgGGTAG